The DNA region TACCAGCTCCACCGGCGCGTCTTACGAGCCGCGCCATTTGCCCGTGCCCGTCCCGCCCCCGCGCGAGGGCGGCGACGGCTGGTTCATCCGCACCATCCGCTCCCTGTTCGGCTGGCGTAACGGTTCAATCCGCGCCGACCTCAAGGACGTGCTCGACGAGATGCCGCCGAGCGAATCCGGTTTCTCGCCGGATGAGAGCCGGATGCTCAAGAACATCCTCGGCTTGCGCGAGCGCCGCGTTGGCGACGTCATGGTACCGCGCGCCGACATCGTGTCGGTGCAGCAGGACATTCCGCTCGGCGAACTCGTGCGCACCTTCGAAGGCGCCGGCCATTCGCGTCTTGTCGTCTACAACGACACGCTCGACGATCCGGTCGGCATGGTGCACATCCGCGACCTCATCGCCTTCATGACGGCGCGCGCCGCGGTCGATCCCGAAAAGAACGCCAAGCGCAAGAAGCCGTTGCCGGCGGGCCTCGATTTCAAGGCCATCGATCTCGCGATACCCATGTCGAGTGCGAAGATCGTGCGCGAAATCCTGTTCGTGCCGCCGTCGATGCGCGCCATCGATCTGCTCGCGCGCATGCAGGCGACGCGCATCCATCTCGCGCTCGTCGTCGACGAATATGGTGGCACCGACGGCTTGATCTCGATGGAGGATATCGTCGAGCAGATCGTCGGCGAGATCGCCGACGAACACGACGAAGACGAAATGCCGAGCGTTGTGCGTCAGCCGGACGGCTCTTACATCGCCGATGCCCGCGCCAGCCTCGAGGATGTGGTCAATATCGTCGGCAACGATTTCCAGGCCGGCGACGCCGCCGAAGAAGTCGACACGCTCGGCGGCTATCTGGTGACGCGCGCCGGACGTCTGCCGTTGCGCGGTGAAGTCATTGCCGGCCCCGACCTGTTCGAGTTCGAAGTGCTCGATGCCGATCCGCGCCGCATCAAGCGCGTGCGCATCACGCGTCTGAAGGAACCGCGCGAAGCGTCGCGTGAGGCTTCCCGCGACGGGCGTCGGCGAGAACCCGATGCCGTGCTCGCCGGCGTTGCGCCGCCGCCGATGCCGGGTGAGGACGCCGCGAAGGACAGCGAGATTTCAGCCTCACCGGGCACGCCGCGCCCGTGACGCCCATTCGTCTCGCCACCCGTGCCGCACATGAGGTCGTGCTCGCCTTCGGCTGGCAGCGGGCCATCATCGCGTTCGTGGCCGGCGCCGTGTCCGTTCTCGCCATGGCGCCGATCGGTGCCTGGCCGGTCCTTTTCCTGACCTTCCCCGTGCTGGTGTGGCTGGTGGACGGCTCCACCGCCGGCCGCTGGGGCGGCATTGGGACCGCGGCGCTCGCCGGCTGGTGCTTCGGCTTCGGCTACTTCGTCGCCGGGCTCTATTGGGTCGGCTACGCCTTCCTGGTCGATGCCAAGACCTTCGGCTGGCTGCTGCCGGTCGCGGTCGCCGGCCTTCCCGCGTACCTCGCCATCTATACGGCCCTGGGCCTTGCCGCCGCGCGCCTGCTTTGGATACGCGGACCCGCGCGCATCCTGGCCTTGGCGGCCACGATGACCATCGCGGAGTGGCTGCGCGGTCATGTACTCACGGGATTTCCGTGGAATACTTTCGGCTACGCGTTCATGCAACCGCTGGTGCTCGGTCAAAGCATCTCGCTGGTCGGCATTTGGGGGCTGACTTTTTTGGCACTCGCCATATGCGCGAGCCCGGCCGTGCTCGCGGACGAGCCCGAAGACACGCGTCATCCTTATCGCTGGCCGGTTGTCGGCCTCGTCATTCTCGCGGCGCTCGCGGGTTATGGCGGCACGCGCCTGCGGCTGCATCCGACCGCATTCGTGAGCGGCGTGAAGCTGCGCATCATGCAGCCCAATCTGCAGCAGGATGCGCGGTTCAACTACTCCGCCAAGAACGAAGTGATGGCGCATTATCTGTCGCTATCGGGACGATCCACCGGACCGCAGTCCGAAGGACTGCACGGCGTCACGCATCTGATCTGGCCCGAATCGGCATTTCCATTTTTTCTCGCGCAAGAGCCCGATGCGCTGGCGCAAATCGTAGCGCTGCTCAAGCCCGGCACGGAGCTCATCACCGGCGCTGTCCGTGCCGTGCCGCCGGTGCCGGGGTCGCGCGC from Pseudolabrys taiwanensis includes:
- a CDS encoding hemolysin family protein; the protein is MPDSEPSSTSSTGASYEPRHLPVPVPPPREGGDGWFIRTIRSLFGWRNGSIRADLKDVLDEMPPSESGFSPDESRMLKNILGLRERRVGDVMVPRADIVSVQQDIPLGELVRTFEGAGHSRLVVYNDTLDDPVGMVHIRDLIAFMTARAAVDPEKNAKRKKPLPAGLDFKAIDLAIPMSSAKIVREILFVPPSMRAIDLLARMQATRIHLALVVDEYGGTDGLISMEDIVEQIVGEIADEHDEDEMPSVVRQPDGSYIADARASLEDVVNIVGNDFQAGDAAEEVDTLGGYLVTRAGRLPLRGEVIAGPDLFEFEVLDADPRRIKRVRITRLKEPREASREASRDGRRREPDAVLAGVAPPPMPGEDAAKDSEISASPGTPRP
- the lnt gene encoding apolipoprotein N-acyltransferase, coding for MTPIRLATRAAHEVVLAFGWQRAIIAFVAGAVSVLAMAPIGAWPVLFLTFPVLVWLVDGSTAGRWGGIGTAALAGWCFGFGYFVAGLYWVGYAFLVDAKTFGWLLPVAVAGLPAYLAIYTALGLAAARLLWIRGPARILALAATMTIAEWLRGHVLTGFPWNTFGYAFMQPLVLGQSISLVGIWGLTFLALAICASPAVLADEPEDTRHPYRWPVVGLVILAALAGYGGTRLRLHPTAFVSGVKLRIMQPNLQQDARFNYSAKNEVMAHYLSLSGRSTGPQSEGLHGVTHLIWPESAFPFFLAQEPDALAQIVALLKPGTELITGAVRAVPPVPGSRAIRAYNSVYVIDPDGSIRGIYDKVHLVPFGEYLPFQSFLESLGLQQLTKQAGGFLSGDRRRVMDVGHAPKMMPLICYEAVFPGEAVPDNERPGWLVNVTNDGWFGISSGPYQHFQQARALAIAEGLPLVRAANTGISAVIDPVGRVTASLPLGVEGVFDAGLPRAIAKTIYVKFGNSALILFLVVSVLLVGRRRFRA